The genomic region GGCCGCTGGCATTCGCGTCGGCTTCGGTTTCGGCCACCCCGAGCTGATTGGGCGGCTTCGCAACATCCAGAACGTTTTCAACATGAATGTGGTCGCTCACGCGGTGGGCATGAGCGTCCTTGCGCATCGGGACGCCTATGAGGAGAACCATCGCCACGTCAGGCTTGAGCGTCAACGTGTAACGGCCGCCCTCGCAGACTTCGGATTCTGCGTAACGCCTTCACACGCGAACTTCCTCCTCGCCCGTGTGCCGGTAGGCCAGGGTGGCAGATGGTGGCAGGCGGCGTTGCAAGACCAGAGAGTCCTTGTTGCCTTCTTTCCGGATGCCGGCCTGGAAGAGTGCATTCGGGTTAGCATCGGTACAAAGCGCCAGATGGATGCGTTTCTTGCCGCCGTCGGCAGCATTCTTAGGAAAGTGGGATGTCGTGGCTAATGGTCCCTTCCACTCACGTCACACATCTCCGTTCGTAATCGATCCGGATCCTCACAGGATGCAGTTTCGCGACGCAGCGGACTCTGTCCTTGTCCAATTGCCGGAATACCAGCTGTGGAGAACCGCTTCACAGCACATGCATCGCATTCGCAGGGAGCGCCTCTTGCCCCCCAAAACCCGCCGGCCTCCGGTGCTCTATATAGGAGATGAGTGAGTGAGAAACGTTGTTCCCTCAAACCTGACGTGCGGCATCTTTGATCATCTTGACGAGGACGGCCGCGATATCACCCGGCAATACGCGGACCGCCTTACGCTGGCGGAGGCCTACGACCGGCTCGGTTTCTATGCCTATCATCTGGCGGAGCATCACTGCACTCCGCATGGACTGGGTCCATCACCGAACTTGTTTCTGTCAAGCGTCATACAACGCACACGGCGACTTCGCGTCGGTCCTTTGGTCATGCTGCTCAACCTATACCACCCGCTGCGTGCATTCGAGGAGATCTGCATGTTGGATCACCTGAGCGGCGGCAGGGTTGAGATCGGCCTTGGTCGCGGCTCTCTGCCGATCGAATTGAGCTATTTTGGCGTTGGAGCCGATGTGGCCTCGAGCCGTTACGAGGAAGCTTCCCAAATCTTCGTTGGCGCGATGAATGGGGGCCCGCTCTCGTACCAAGGGCAGCATTTTGCGCTGAGCGACGTCCCTTTGACGCTTTCACCTCACCAGCGTCCTTGTCCCCCGACATGGATTGCGACAAATCGGCCAGACTCCGCCCGCTGGGCGGCGGCAAATGGCGCCCATCTCGCGTGCATGGGCCCTTCTTCTGCCGTTCGCAAGATAACCGATGTCTATCGCGCTCATCAAAACGCCGAGGGTGACGCCAACAGTTCAGCACCATTTCTCGCGTTGCTCCGCATGGTCGTGATCGCCAGCTCTGAAGCCGCGGCCCGCTCCCTCGCCGCGCCTGCCTACGAAACATGGCTCAAAAGCTTTAAATTCCTGTACGAGCTCAATGACATCCCGCCTCCTTCCAACCTGCCCCTGACCTTGGATGCTGCAATTGAGAGTGAACTGTGCGTTGTCGGAACGAGCGCTTCGGTGCGCCGAACTCTTCTGGATCACGTCGAAGAGGCAGGCGCCAACTATCTCCTTTGCCAGCTCGCCTTCGGATCTCTACCACTGGAGGCCTGCCTCAACACCGCCACTGCGATTCACTCCGAGCTCATAGCGGCAGAGCGCGGGCTATGACCCACAGTTGTTCCGATAAGTTCGCGGTTGACCCGATAGTAAATGGCAATAGCGACGCCGATGAGCACCGCTGCCGAATGGCTCGATCAGCCGCTGCTATCGTTCAAATGGCTTTTACACCCAAGCGAGCCTTTCGGCTGCATCAGCAAACAGAAGGCTTAACGGCAATAAATCGCCTATCTCTCATTTTGCACGCGTTGAGAATGCCCGAGCATTGGTTTGCCTGGACACGTGAGTTGGTTCAGGCTGATCCCGCTTTGGCGCGCCGGCTCGTCGATCGCATTCCAGACGAACCCAAGGTGTGGTGGGTTATCGCCAGAGCGGGCCTGTCGTGACACGGTCCCGGCAGCGCTCCGACCGTACGGAGGAGATCGCGCGCAAGCTCGAGATCGTGCTGGCGGAGTTGGCTGCACTGCGCATTCTGCTGGCTGCGCACGGCATTAGCACCCCTCCACCTCTCCATGAGGACTACCTCACAGTTCAGCGGTTCGCGGCGACGAATCACATAAGCCCCGAAGCCGTGCTCTCTCGGATCCGCCGCGGCAAGCTGCGTGCGGAGAAACGCGGGGGCCGCTGGTGGGTGAAATGCACGGTTTGCACAGCATAGCCGTGCAGTGACCAGGACAGTAAGACAGACAAAGTGAATCAATCCGAGATACGGACTCCGGCAGATGAAAATGATCTGCGCATATAACCTACTATCACGGCTGGGCTCGACCGGGCGGTCGATGGAGAGCCAATAGATTGATCGAGGTCAACGTGGCGCACGACCAACACACTCGATCGCCGACTCGGGAGGGTCGATCTCGATGCACCCACGCAATCACGAAACGCGTCGACGCTCCGAGCAGCGGGATATCGGATCACCAGCTTTGCGTGAGCGGGACCACTCAGCCGATTCGGCGTCGTCAACAGAGCCATCGCAGTGCACAAGCGGAACAGCACGGATGCTTGGCAGTAGATGTCCACCTCCAATACCTCTTGCAGCGTATGGCAAAACGAAGACGGCGCACGCCCTCCATGTCGGCTTTGGACGCCATCTCACGCACCCAAATTACGGCCTGAATAAGTGCCCTTTGAAGGTCCGTCTCACGCCCGCCGGGGCATAGCAGCGGAAATGTAAT from Bradyrhizobium lupini harbors:
- a CDS encoding LLM class flavin-dependent oxidoreductase, whose protein sequence is MRNVVPSNLTCGIFDHLDEDGRDITRQYADRLTLAEAYDRLGFYAYHLAEHHCTPHGLGPSPNLFLSSVIQRTRRLRVGPLVMLLNLYHPLRAFEEICMLDHLSGGRVEIGLGRGSLPIELSYFGVGADVASSRYEEASQIFVGAMNGGPLSYQGQHFALSDVPLTLSPHQRPCPPTWIATNRPDSARWAAANGAHLACMGPSSAVRKITDVYRAHQNAEGDANSSAPFLALLRMVVIASSEAAARSLAAPAYETWLKSFKFLYELNDIPPPSNLPLTLDAAIESELCVVGTSASVRRTLLDHVEEAGANYLLCQLAFGSLPLEACLNTATAIHSELIAAERGL